Proteins encoded within one genomic window of Aquarana catesbeiana isolate 2022-GZ linkage group LG03, ASM4218655v1, whole genome shotgun sequence:
- the LOC141134350 gene encoding E3 ubiquitin-protein ligase TRIM39-like, with translation YNNVSFYIQGAADIILDVNTAHNDLHISDDRKTVFKSCRNQNRPETPERFQRYPQVLSSQSFSSGRHYWEVDFGVSDYWIAGMCYPSIDRGREVQSLIGWNNKSWGLFIKGKQYWVTHDRKGIRLSTKISSNRVRIYLDYEAGRISFYDLCDPIRHLHTFTTTFTEPLHAGLWVWRGRIKMCGGGMRRGRRPEHSVDVIQ, from the coding sequence tataataacgtatccttctatatacagggagctgcagatatAATACTGGATGTAAATACAGCTCATAATGAtctccatatatcagatgacaggaaaactgtattcAAGTCATGTAGAAACcagaatcgtccagaaacaccagagagatttcagcgttatcctcaggtgttgagcagtcagagtttctcctcagggagacattactgggaagtggatttcGGGGTATCAGATTACTGGATAgctgggatgtgttaccccagtatagacaggggAAGAGAAGTGCAGTCACTGATTGGATGGAATAATAAGTCCTGGGGTTTGTTCATTAAAGGTAAACAGTATTGGGTGACACATGACAGGAAAGGGATCCGCTTATCCACCAaaatctccagtaacagagtcaggatatatctggattatgaggccggacggatctccttttatgatctgtgtgacccgatccgacatctccacaccttcaccaccaccttcactgagcccctccatgctgggttaTGGGTATGGAGAGGTCGTATAAAGATGTGTGGGGGGGGAATGAGAAGGGGAAGGAGGCCTGAGCACTCGGTGGATGTAATACAATGA